In the genome of Vibrio ziniensis, the window AACTAGAGTAACTTCTGAGATAAGCCAGTTCTTTTTCCATTTCATTAGGCGTGAGATTAACAAAGAACGCCATCACGTAACCACTAAACACCTTACCGATATTGAGTGGATAAATATTGACATGATGATTGACATTACCAAGCGTAACCTCATGTTGTGAAAAGACTTTATCGCCATCTAACAACAAGTGATTCAAGGTTGAGGAATAGCGGCTCAAAGGGTGGCGAACATACTCATGACGCTCAAACTCTCGCATCGACAACACCTGACAGGCACTGTCATTAATCATGGTGATGTGCATATTTTTATCCACCACCACAATGCCATCACGAATCGAGTTAAACACCAGTTCATATTCTCGAAACTTGTTGACGATGAATTCCGGTTCGTAATCAAAAAAGGTCTGTTTGAACTTATAACGATAGGCGCTAATACCGCAGAGTCCGAGCAGATAAACCGCGGCAATTAATAACCCAATTTGTAATCGTTCATGCAAGATGACCGATGACACTTTATCGGCCAGATAGCCGATACAAACGACACCAATCACCTCGCCATTACGTTCAATAGCCGAAAAGTTACGTACTGCTAACCCCAATGAGCCAGTAGCAAAAGTGCTGTATTCACCACCGTCGCGAAGTGCGGGATAAATGTCATCGCCAATAAAGGTGTTGTTGAGACGTTCAGTATTAGGATGACTTAAACGCAGAGCTTGCTTATCCACCACCACAATATATGAGGCATCGGTACGCTGGCGGATGCTTTCAATATAAGCATTGAGGTTAGAAATCGTAGGGTTTTGATTGTGCTGTTCAACTGCGGTAATCACATGCGGATCATGGGCAATAACTCGTGCCAATTCTAATCCACGCGCACGCAAGCCATCATGGTAAGACACTTGTAATAAATAGAAGATCACCAAAGTAACCACTACCACGGTGGCAGAAGAAGCTGTGATGGTACTTAAGGTAATATAATTTTTTAACTTCATCTGCTCACCAGGCTCGCGCATTTTCAGCAATGCTCAAACTACTTGGAGTTGCAGGTAGGCGGCAAGTAAGTGAATCCCCATGAGCATAGATATACTATGCGATCGGGGTGAACGAACGTGGCCCCCATACCAAAACATAAAGTGCTGCAGCTTCAAGTAGGAAGAGTATATTAGCTACCATGCTAAGCCTGTGATTGTAAACCACGTTCAAAACAGAAGTTGATCGCAGCCACAGCTAAGTGGTGAATAGATGAGAGTAATATCGAACAATCAGTGAAATGGCACCAGCCTCTTAGTCACAAGTCTTTACTCCTCCCCTTTTCAAGGGGAGGCTGGGTGGGGTTATTTCACGGAAGCTTCATCAGTTGTGACAAGTTCTGTGAAAGCACCCCCTCAAACACCCCCTTGATAAGGGGGAGAACCAAAAGAACAGTGATGAAGATTAGTTAATCGCCATCGAGATGAAGTAACCGACCACTGTAGCGGTTGATACCCCAATAAATCCAGGCAGAATGAAACTGTGGTTAAGTACATACTTACCAATTCGAGTCGTACCTGAGCGGTCAAAAGTAATCGCCGCTAAGTCACTTGGGTAGAATGGGAAGAAGAAGTATGCATAACACGCAGGCAACACACCAATCAGTACTTTAGGCGGAATACCCAGAGCAAAACCAAGTGGCAACATGATGGTTAACACCGCCGCCTGACTTTTCAAGAAAATTGATGTACCAAACATAGCAAGTGCAAACGCCCATGGGTGTGCGCTGACTAAATCACGAATCGAATCCACAAGGAAGGTTTTGTGGTGAGTGATAATAGTGTCACTTAACCAAGCAATACCGAAAATAATGATCACCGCAGTCATACCGGCGATAAACACGTTACCGTTAACAATTTTCTTCGGTTGAATCTTAGTCGATACCAGAATGATGGCACCCACAGACAACATCAGGAACTGAATCGCCACTGACATTGAAACGCCTTTCGGTAGCAGATTTAAATCTTTACCAAACATAGCGACGAAAATAACAGTCAGGATACCAGCAAGGAAGATACCCAGACCTTTCTTCGCCGTGCTGCTGATTTTGTCATCGCCCATCGCTTCTTTATCTTGTAGCGCAGCAACGAACTCAGGATCTTTACAACGCTCAGCAAATTCAGGGTCTTTATCTAAATCTTTACCGCGTTTTAAACTCCAGGTACAAGCCACCAGCACACCGATAAGCGTTGCAGGAATTGTCACACTAAGAACATCAACCAAGTTGATATCAACATGATTCGACGTTGCCGTTGCCATCATAACCGCCGCTGCTGCTGCAATAGGGCTTGCAGTAATACCCATTTGCGAAGCAACGGATGCAATCGCCATTGGACGTTCAGGGCGAATACCTTTGCCATAAGCCACATCATAAATAACAGGTAGTAGCGGATAAACTGAATGTCCTGTACCAACCAAAACCGTCAAAGTGTAAGTACAAAGTGGGCCTAAAAATACGATTTGGTTTGGATGCTTACGCATTAATTTTTCAGCGTATTTAACCAGTAATTTTAAACCACCCGTCGCTTCTAATGTTGCAGAAGCAGCAACAACCGCTAGGATAATTAGCATTACATCAACTGGTGGTTTACCCGGTGCGACACCGAACACAAAGGCCATAACGCTGACCCCGAAACCACCTAACAGACCAAATGCCACCCCTCCGTGCCGGATCCCAATAAATATTATCGTTAACAGCAGTGCTAAATGGACATAAAACATAGCTCATTCCCTCTAATTATGTGAATCGAAGTTGTTGTTACTAACGAAGATTCACTGTTGTAGTTTTAATTGATTTTAGAGTATCAAGTTAAAGCCACATGTTTTCTGAGGAGATGACTAAAGTAACTAAAGGAGACTTTTGTAACTTTTGTTAACACTAAAGGGGTAGCTAGTATCCTATCTCTTAGTCACAAGTCTTTGCTCCTCCCCTTTCGAAGGGGAGGCTGGGTGGGGTTGCTTTCACCGCAATGAATATATCAGCCAATTCGATTAAGTAATGCCCGCAGTTTGAGTGGTTTCACGGGCTTAGCCATAAAACTAAAGCCGTTGGATTTAATCCCTTCCAAGATATCAGGGCTGCGATCGGCACTCACTATCACCCCTTCGAAACAATCGCCAAGACGCAAACGACACTGCTGCAAAACTTCTAAACCTGTGCGACCGTTATCGAGGCGGTAATCAGAGAAAATCACATCTGGAATCCACTGATTATCCAAAGCTTTCATACTCTGTTTGATATCCAGTGCCGTTTTCACTTCACATCCCCAACGTTCCAGCAAGGTCTGCATACCCACTAAGATGTCTTGCTCGTTATCCACACACAACACACGTAAGTGAGCCAAGTCATGCACCGCTTCTAATGCTACTGCTTTTTGTGGTACCACCTGAGCGGCTTCAGCCTTGTCTAAGGTTAGCGAGAACACACTGCCTTGATCCGGCCAAGAACGCATCGAAATTTCATGTCCGAGCACAAACGCAATCCCTTTTGATATCGCAAGACCTAAGCCTAATCCTTGGTCTGAACGTACCTGACTACCGCGGTTGAACTCTTCAAAGATCTCTTGCTGCTTGTCTTCTTCAATGCCGATACCGTTGTCCCAAACATCGATACGCACTTTATCTGCCACTCTTCTTACCCCGAGAACGACTTTTCCTTTCGGGTTGTAACGGAAAGCGTTAGTTAAAAAGTTCTGAATCACTCGGCGTAGCAACTTAGGATCAGAGTGAACATAGAGTGACGATGGTACAGTACTGAAGTTAATTCCCTGCTGACGTGCCAAAGCTTCAAATTCCGCTTTTAAATTGGCAAGCACATCATTCACTTTAAAGCTCTGCAAATTCACTTCGAGTTTGCCAGACTCCAAACGGGAGATATCCAGTAAATCGCCAATCAAATCTTCTGCGGCACTAAGCGCACTTTCAATATGGCGTGACAAACGCTTAGATTCCTCTTCCTGCGCGACCTCTGAGAGTGACGATGCGAACAACCTAGCCGCATTAAGCGGTTGCATCAAATCATGGCTTACAGCCGCTAAAAAGCGCGATTTGGATTGAGACTCTTGCTCGGAACGCTGCGTCGCAGACACCAATTTTTTATTCAGCGTTTCCAGTTCTCGCGTCCGTTCTAGTACCCGTTCTTCCAAGTTTTCGTTAGCTTCTTGCAGCGTACGTTCGGCATCGCGGAAAACCGTGATATCGGTAAAACTCATGACAAAACCACCGCCCGGCATAGGATTACCTTGCACTTCAATCACGCGACCGTCGGGGCGAATACGCGAAGAGGTGTGACGCGTTCCTTGTTCTAAGTGATACACCCGACGACGCACATGCTCTTCTGGGTCACCCGGGCCACACAAACCTTGCTGGGCGTTATGACGAATCACATCCGCTATTGGTCTACCGACTTGTATCAGACCCGGAGGGAAATCAAACAGCTCTAAATACCTTTGGTTCCAAGCTACTAGCCTGAGTTGTTTATCCACTACCGCAATACCCTGACCGATGTGTTCTATCGCTCCTTGAAGCAAGCCGCGGGTAAAGTCATAAAGCTCAGAGGCCTCATCAACAATCGTCGCCACCTCTTCCAACTGCATATTGCGACCTTGCAAGGCGGAAGTGAGCACTAACTTGGCCGAAGAAGCACCAAACACCCCCGCCAGTACACGTTCGGTATGACGAATCAAGGTCGCTGGCGCTTGTTGATTGGGCATTAAGGTTTCACGTTGCTGATCCCAATACTGACCAAAGGCCGCGCGCACTCTCTGACGCCCAACAAAACGCGAAGCAAGCATTTCAAGCTCCGCAACCGTGACGCGACTCTGATACAAACTGATGTTTTCGTTTTCCGGCAGTGGCGTGCCGACAAAAGAGGCCGACTGTAAGCGCTCACTTAGACTTGAGCGTGTCGCAGTGGAAACCGCCACATAACAGAGCGTGTTTAAAGAAACGCTGAGCAACATGCCCCAGTCCGAACTTTCTAACCCCATGTTGCCGAGAAACTGCGGCGGAGTGATGACCCACAGCAGCACGTTACTCTCATGGTCGCCCGCCAACATATTGGTCGCACTCATCAGAGTAATCAGCCACAAGGTGAAACCCACCAGCAAACCAACGTAAACACCTTTACGATTACCCTCTCGCCAGTACATACCGCCAATCAATGCCGGCGCAAATTGGGTAATCGCCGAGAAAGACAAGAAACCAATCGCCGACAGTGACGGAATGGTATCGAGAACCAGATAAAAACCCCATGCGCCAAGCAACAGCAGCAAGATTAAAGTGCGGCGAATAATCACCAGCAGACCGGAAAAGTGACGGTGATTGCGCTGCGACAAACGCATACGACGAAGTAGTAAAGGCATCACCAAATCGTTAGATGCCATGATGGCCAAGGCGATGGTGGATACAATCACCATGCCTGACGCTGCGGAAGTACCGCCGAGAAATGCTAATAAAGCAATATCATTGGCACCTACAGCAACCGGCACACTAATCACAAACGTATCTGGCGAAGTGCCGCTTAATAAGCTCTGCCCTACCCAAGCGATAGGCAGAACAAAAATCCCCATCAAAATGAGGTAGGAAGGAAATAACCAACGCGCGGTGTGCAAGTCCTGTGCACGCTCATTTTCCACCACCATGGTATGAAACTGACGAGGCAGACAGATGATGGCTATCATAGTCAAAATGGTGTGAACAAATAGCGTCGGCCAGTTTGGTGCCTGATAGGTTTCTCGCGCCACATCCAACAGTGCGACATCTTGCCCTCGCAGTGCGAGGTAAAGAATGAACATACCAACCACAAGAAACGCAACCAGCTTAACGATGGATTCAAAGGCAATAGCCATCATCATACCGCGGTGGTGTTCAGTATTATCAATATGGCGAGTACCAAACAGCATGGTGAACAACGCCAAAGCCAACACCACAAACCAGGAGACGCTCTCGTCTTGATAGCCCAGTTGAGTACTGAGATCCGGAGCCACAATATTAAGCCCCATAGTGATGCCACGTAGCTGCAACGCGATGTAAGGCAGGATCCCCGCTACCGCAATAAGAGTGACAGCAACCGCTAACCCTTGAGATTTTCCATAACGTGCGGCGATGAAGTCCGCGATAGAGGTAATGTGTTCCCGTTTAGCGATCAGGATAAGACGAGCCAGTATTCGCCAGCCAAGGGTAAACACAATAATAGGGGCAATATAAATCGGTAGAAATGACCACGGGTTCTGGCTAGCTTGACCCACTGTACCGTAGAACGTCCATGAGGTGCAGTAAACCGCAATCGATAGGCTGTATATCCAAGGCCGCCATTTCGCGAGCCAACGAGTTTGACGATCGCCATACCATGCGATGAGAAACAGCACGCCTAAATAAGCGAGTGAGACTGGAACCACCAACCAACCCTGCATTCGACTTCCCTATTCCCTGTGAAAGTGAGTGATTCCCCCGCTATTTAGAATCTCTCTTCAATATGCTGTTGATTCTCCCCCCTCAGATGAGGGGGAGTTAGAGGGGGCAGATCCCTACGGAGCTTGATGAACTTCCGTGAAAGAAACCCCACCCAACCTCCCCTTAAAAAGGGGAGGAGAAAGATGCTATCTCCCTTCGAAAGGGGAGGAACAACATCACAAAAGTACTTGTCGATAAGACACTGTTCTTTAGATCGGGAGAACTGATAACCGCATGCTACGCACTTTCAAAAACAAGGTGAATGAATGAGTGTTAATTTTGTGCTTCAGGCTTCGCTTTATTAATAGAAACCTCTTTCACCGACGATTGCAGTAATTCCACTTTAACAAACAACGCAACAACACCCATCAACGCCATTCCCCAGAATACCCCCGCGCCCCAGCTTTCATAACCCCAGCCGCTCAGCGTGGTCATCATCGCAATCACTGCGCCAAGAGGAATAGCATTGTACAGCGCCTGTAGAGCCACCATTTTGTGTTGCGGTGCGTGCTGAATATATTTAATTGTCGCAATATGCGCCAAAGCGAAAGTCACGCCATGCAGAGACTGAATCGCCACCAAGGCGACTAATGCAGTGGTTGATGCGGTTAAGCCCCAGCGAGCGATGACCCCAAGTGCCGCAATAACAAACAGCGTACGGATATTCCATTTGGAGAACACTCGCTTGCTAATCGCAAACACCAGAATTTCAGAAACAACACCTAAACTCCACAAGTAACCGATAATGTCTTCCGAATGACCCGCAGCACGCCAATGGATTGAACTAAAACTGTAGTAGGCAGCATGGCTGCCTTGGATAAGAGCAACCAGCAGCAGGAATTTAATCACCGGCCATTCACGAAGTAATTCGGTTAATTTAGGGCGAACTTTGTGCTCATGATTTTCCGTCACGGGCATGACAGAAGGGTTACGCAAACTGATCAGCAAAGTGACGAATATGCCGAACAGTGCGGTATAGACAATCATGTCTGAGCCATATAGCACAATCAAATAACCCACCACGGTAGACCCGACAATAAAGGCAATCGAACCCCACAAACGGGTACGACCGTAATCCAGCATGTTGCGTTTGGCATAGTGGTTGGCTACCGAATCAGACAGAGGTAATACCGGTCCACAGACCATATTAAATAAGATCGTCGCCAGCGCCAGCAACCAGAAACTGCCACCCGTGAAAAAGTGGAAAGCGATAAATAACATCAACGCAAATGTCACCCATCGTAGTGCGGGTAACAGATGTTCCACCTTATGAATTCGAGGCGTGATAACTAAGTTCGCCACACAACGGGTTGCAAAACCAATCCCCACTAGAATGCCGATGTCGCTGGCAGGCACGCCCTGCCCTTCAAACCATAGCGCCCAAAATGGTAGATAAACGCCATAAGCAAAGAAAAAGCCGAAAAAGTATTGGGAGATCCATCCGTAGGGAGAGGGCTTAAACATTCTTTATCCTATTTATTCGTCATTCCAGCGAACACTGGAATCTGATCACAACGCACACCAAACTCAAACAGAGCGAAAAATGTCGAGTCAGTGGCTACAGCGCCGCCATTATGCAATGAGTCTCGCCTGCGAAAAAGGGAACTTTGTTAAACGAACTGTTTCCCC includes:
- a CDS encoding ATP-binding protein, producing the protein MKLKNYITLSTITASSATVVVVTLVIFYLLQVSYHDGLRARGLELARVIAHDPHVITAVEQHNQNPTISNLNAYIESIRQRTDASYIVVVDKQALRLSHPNTERLNNTFIGDDIYPALRDGGEYSTFATGSLGLAVRNFSAIERNGEVIGVVCIGYLADKVSSVILHERLQIGLLIAAVYLLGLCGISAYRYKFKQTFFDYEPEFIVNKFREYELVFNSIRDGIVVVDKNMHITMINDSACQVLSMREFERHEYVRHPLSRYSSTLNHLLLDGDKVFSQHEVTLGNVNHHVNIYPLNIGKVFSGYVMAFFVNLTPNEMEKELAYLRSYSSLLRSKTHEYSNRLNVLSGMLQMENYQQAIEFVQQETDRYQLVVNRIVRTIADSAVAGILLAKFNKAEEMGVKFTVDQDSSLAIYDRNIAEKLVTINANLIDNALLAAWQNRKQVAPLVSLYISDRGPHIIIEVEDSGSGIPPHLEDKILDFGVSSKQGDETCGIGLYLVNQLVEYLNGSIDWERSGNHTTAFSVYLDKKECIYES
- a CDS encoding anaerobic C4-dicarboxylate transporter; the protein is MFYVHLALLLTIIFIGIRHGGVAFGLLGGFGVSVMAFVFGVAPGKPPVDVMLIILAVVAASATLEATGGLKLLVKYAEKLMRKHPNQIVFLGPLCTYTLTVLVGTGHSVYPLLPVIYDVAYGKGIRPERPMAIASVASQMGITASPIAAAAAVMMATATSNHVDINLVDVLSVTIPATLIGVLVACTWSLKRGKDLDKDPEFAERCKDPEFVAALQDKEAMGDDKISSTAKKGLGIFLAGILTVIFVAMFGKDLNLLPKGVSMSVAIQFLMLSVGAIILVSTKIQPKKIVNGNVFIAGMTAVIIIFGIAWLSDTIITHHKTFLVDSIRDLVSAHPWAFALAMFGTSIFLKSQAAVLTIMLPLGFALGIPPKVLIGVLPACYAYFFFPFYPSDLAAITFDRSGTTRIGKYVLNHSFILPGFIGVSTATVVGYFISMAIN
- a CDS encoding hybrid sensor histidine kinase/response regulator — encoded protein: MQGWLVVPVSLAYLGVLFLIAWYGDRQTRWLAKWRPWIYSLSIAVYCTSWTFYGTVGQASQNPWSFLPIYIAPIIVFTLGWRILARLILIAKREHITSIADFIAARYGKSQGLAVAVTLIAVAGILPYIALQLRGITMGLNIVAPDLSTQLGYQDESVSWFVVLALALFTMLFGTRHIDNTEHHRGMMMAIAFESIVKLVAFLVVGMFILYLALRGQDVALLDVARETYQAPNWPTLFVHTILTMIAIICLPRQFHTMVVENERAQDLHTARWLFPSYLILMGIFVLPIAWVGQSLLSGTSPDTFVISVPVAVGANDIALLAFLGGTSAASGMVIVSTIALAIMASNDLVMPLLLRRMRLSQRNHRHFSGLLVIIRRTLILLLLLGAWGFYLVLDTIPSLSAIGFLSFSAITQFAPALIGGMYWREGNRKGVYVGLLVGFTLWLITLMSATNMLAGDHESNVLLWVITPPQFLGNMGLESSDWGMLLSVSLNTLCYVAVSTATRSSLSERLQSASFVGTPLPENENISLYQSRVTVAELEMLASRFVGRQRVRAAFGQYWDQQRETLMPNQQAPATLIRHTERVLAGVFGASSAKLVLTSALQGRNMQLEEVATIVDEASELYDFTRGLLQGAIEHIGQGIAVVDKQLRLVAWNQRYLELFDFPPGLIQVGRPIADVIRHNAQQGLCGPGDPEEHVRRRVYHLEQGTRHTSSRIRPDGRVIEVQGNPMPGGGFVMSFTDITVFRDAERTLQEANENLEERVLERTRELETLNKKLVSATQRSEQESQSKSRFLAAVSHDLMQPLNAARLFASSLSEVAQEEESKRLSRHIESALSAAEDLIGDLLDISRLESGKLEVNLQSFKVNDVLANLKAEFEALARQQGINFSTVPSSLYVHSDPKLLRRVIQNFLTNAFRYNPKGKVVLGVRRVADKVRIDVWDNGIGIEEDKQQEIFEEFNRGSQVRSDQGLGLGLAISKGIAFVLGHEISMRSWPDQGSVFSLTLDKAEAAQVVPQKAVALEAVHDLAHLRVLCVDNEQDILVGMQTLLERWGCEVKTALDIKQSMKALDNQWIPDVIFSDYRLDNGRTGLEVLQQCRLRLGDCFEGVIVSADRSPDILEGIKSNGFSFMAKPVKPLKLRALLNRIG
- a CDS encoding 3-phenylpropionate MFS transporter, which produces MFKPSPYGWISQYFFGFFFAYGVYLPFWALWFEGQGVPASDIGILVGIGFATRCVANLVITPRIHKVEHLLPALRWVTFALMLFIAFHFFTGGSFWLLALATILFNMVCGPVLPLSDSVANHYAKRNMLDYGRTRLWGSIAFIVGSTVVGYLIVLYGSDMIVYTALFGIFVTLLISLRNPSVMPVTENHEHKVRPKLTELLREWPVIKFLLLVALIQGSHAAYYSFSSIHWRAAGHSEDIIGYLWSLGVVSEILVFAISKRVFSKWNIRTLFVIAALGVIARWGLTASTTALVALVAIQSLHGVTFALAHIATIKYIQHAPQHKMVALQALYNAIPLGAVIAMMTTLSGWGYESWGAGVFWGMALMGVVALFVKVELLQSSVKEVSINKAKPEAQN